Within the Naumovozyma dairenensis CBS 421 chromosome 9, complete genome genome, the region TTACCTAGTTATATGTTTGATACACTTAGTTTTCCActgaaatcattaaatcaattttatACCAAGATGGCTAAATGtttaaacaagaaaaaggtATGACAATTTACGTGGAGATATTTTTACGTACTGATATACACGGTGTTAATGTTATAGGTATATTGTCCATAAAGATAGAATGATTACCTTACATTACAGAAGCATGACAGTCCACTATTGCTGATGTTAGTGGTGCTCTTTGTTCGATTAAATAGTCATAAAATCACTAGGAATTAAGTAATACTTAATTGATATTTCTCTGTAAATATTTATGTGCAAGATTGACCATATTGTGTGTAGCAACGTATAATCGACACCAAGATACTGTTGTAATCTAattaaaaaacaaacaaatcaaCTGCATGAAATCAGCTTGCCCATTTATTGGTgtacaaaaatatatataatacaaattATTGCTAATTCTATAGGTAATACGGATACTTAGCTTTGGTTATAAACTAAATTACCATCTTCATTAACAGCAATGTTTTTCAAGAAAGTctcttttttcttcattgtttttgaaagatttttAAGATTTTATATAAGGACTTCCCACTTTCTAATTTTGGGCTTGGTTTGGTGactttatttttgtttttactCTTGgaatcatctttattactGCTGTTTGTGTCCTTTTTATTTCTCTCTTTCTTAGATTTAGTGTCTACATCCGGAGTAGCGTCTGGTGTAGGGATATCTTTCTTTTGGTTTTGATTTTGGTTCTTTTGGTTTTTTTTCCCCTTATATAATGctttttgatatttctcATCTTCACTGATACATTGTGTATGCTGTTTATAACTTACACCATCATCAAAAGTTTTGGAACAATCAATACAAGTGTAGTATGCTTGAGGACATCTGTAGTAATGTTTCTCggtatttttctttggaaCGGTATCGTTACAAACTTCACAATTAAAAGtaaccattattattattattattattattattattattattattattattattatacttGGGTTTGCTATTACTTTATCGCTATTAGCTATCActtta harbors:
- the NDAI0I00210 gene encoding uncharacterized protein (similar to Saccharomyces cerevisiae YCR087C-A; ancestral locus Anc_6.365), which produces MVTFNCEVCNDTVPKKNTEKHYYRCPQAYYTCIDCSKTFDDGVSYKQHTQCISEDEKYQKALYKGKKNQKNQNQNQKKDIPTPDATPDVDTKSKKERNKKDTNSSNKDDSKSKNKNKVTKPSPKLESGKSLYKILKIFQKQ